Proteins from one Juglans microcarpa x Juglans regia isolate MS1-56 chromosome 6S, Jm3101_v1.0, whole genome shotgun sequence genomic window:
- the LOC121237863 gene encoding tRNase Z TRZ1 isoform X1, protein MERGTKDSDSGSDKTKGAMNIEGYPVKGLSIAGHETCVMFPTLKLAFDIGRFPQQAISHDFLCISHAHMDHIGGLPMYVATRGLFSMKPPTIIVPKCIKKDVEQLFEVHRRMDQSELNHNLIGLDVGEEFYLRKDLKVRAFQTYHAIPSQGYVVYSIKQKLKQEYVGLSGNEIKNLKSSGVEITYTITAPEIAFTGDTTSDFMIDQNNTDVLRSRILVMESTFLDNSVSVEDARVYGHTHLSEIISHAERFENKAILLIHFSARYRLEEIQQAVSALPLPLAGRVFALTEGF, encoded by the exons ATGGAGAGGGGAACCAAGGACTCCGACTCGGGCTCGGATAAGACGAAGGGTGCTATGAACATCGAAGGGTACCCGGTGAAGGGTCTGTCAATTGCAGGCCACGAAACCTGCGTAATGTTCCCCACTCTCAAATTGGCCTTCGATATCGGCCGTTTCCCCCAGCAAGCTATAAGCCACGACTTCCTCTGCATCTCCCACGCCCACATGGACCACATT GGAGGGCTTCCCATGTATGTTGCAACTCGTGGCTTATTCAGCATGAAGCCACCTACAATCATTGTACCAAAATGTATAAAGAAAGATGTCGAACAACTCTTTGAAGTGCACAGAAGAATGGACCAATCAGAGTTGAACCATAATCTGATTGGCTTGGATGTTG GAGAAGAGTTTTACTTGAGAAAAGACCTCAAAGTAAGAGCTTTTCAGACTTACCATGCCATACCTAGCCAG GGTTATGTAGTTTACTCTATAAAACAGAAACTTAAGCAGGAGTACGTTGGCCTTTCTGGGAATGAGATTAAAAATTTGAAGTCATCAGGTGTGGAG ATTACATACACAATAACAGCACCAGAAATTGCTTTCACTGGAGATACCACGTCTGACTTCATGATTGACCAAAATAACACTGATGTTCTGAGATCAAGGATTCTTGTTATGGAG AGCACCTTTCTTGATAACTCTGTTTCAGTGGAGGATGCGAGAGTCTATGGACACACTCATCTATCTGAG ATAATAAGTCATGCTGAGAGGTTTGAGAACAAGGCAATCCTTCTCATACACTTTTCAGCTCGCTACAGACTTGAG GAAATTCAACAAGCTGTTTCTGCATTGCCTCTGCCTTTAGCAGGTCGAgtatttgcacttacagaaggATTCTGA
- the LOC121237863 gene encoding tRNase Z TRZ1 isoform X2, which produces MERGTKDSDSGSDKTKGAMNIEGYPVKGLSIAGHETCVMFPTLKLAFDIGRFPQQAISHDFLCISHAHMDHIGGLPMYVATRGLFSMKPPTIIVPKCIKKDVEQLFEVHRRMDQSELNHNLIGLDVGEEFYLRKDLKVRAFQTYHAIPSQITYTITAPEIAFTGDTTSDFMIDQNNTDVLRSRILVMESTFLDNSVSVEDARVYGHTHLSEIISHAERFENKAILLIHFSARYRLEEIQQAVSALPLPLAGRVFALTEGF; this is translated from the exons ATGGAGAGGGGAACCAAGGACTCCGACTCGGGCTCGGATAAGACGAAGGGTGCTATGAACATCGAAGGGTACCCGGTGAAGGGTCTGTCAATTGCAGGCCACGAAACCTGCGTAATGTTCCCCACTCTCAAATTGGCCTTCGATATCGGCCGTTTCCCCCAGCAAGCTATAAGCCACGACTTCCTCTGCATCTCCCACGCCCACATGGACCACATT GGAGGGCTTCCCATGTATGTTGCAACTCGTGGCTTATTCAGCATGAAGCCACCTACAATCATTGTACCAAAATGTATAAAGAAAGATGTCGAACAACTCTTTGAAGTGCACAGAAGAATGGACCAATCAGAGTTGAACCATAATCTGATTGGCTTGGATGTTG GAGAAGAGTTTTACTTGAGAAAAGACCTCAAAGTAAGAGCTTTTCAGACTTACCATGCCATACCTAGCCAG ATTACATACACAATAACAGCACCAGAAATTGCTTTCACTGGAGATACCACGTCTGACTTCATGATTGACCAAAATAACACTGATGTTCTGAGATCAAGGATTCTTGTTATGGAG AGCACCTTTCTTGATAACTCTGTTTCAGTGGAGGATGCGAGAGTCTATGGACACACTCATCTATCTGAG ATAATAAGTCATGCTGAGAGGTTTGAGAACAAGGCAATCCTTCTCATACACTTTTCAGCTCGCTACAGACTTGAG GAAATTCAACAAGCTGTTTCTGCATTGCCTCTGCCTTTAGCAGGTCGAgtatttgcacttacagaaggATTCTGA
- the LOC121237863 gene encoding nuclear ribonuclease Z isoform X3 → MERGTKDSDSGSDKTKGAMNIEGYPVKGLSIAGHETCVMFPTLKLAFDIGRFPQQAISHDFLCISHAHMDHIGGLPMYVATRGLFSMKPPTIIVPKCIKKDVEQLFEVHRRMDQSELNHNLIGLDVGEEFYLRKDLKVRAFQTYHAIPSQGYVVYSIKQKLKQEYVGLSGNEIKNLKSSGVESTFLDNSVSVEDARVYGHTHLSEIISHAERFENKAILLIHFSARYRLEEIQQAVSALPLPLAGRVFALTEGF, encoded by the exons ATGGAGAGGGGAACCAAGGACTCCGACTCGGGCTCGGATAAGACGAAGGGTGCTATGAACATCGAAGGGTACCCGGTGAAGGGTCTGTCAATTGCAGGCCACGAAACCTGCGTAATGTTCCCCACTCTCAAATTGGCCTTCGATATCGGCCGTTTCCCCCAGCAAGCTATAAGCCACGACTTCCTCTGCATCTCCCACGCCCACATGGACCACATT GGAGGGCTTCCCATGTATGTTGCAACTCGTGGCTTATTCAGCATGAAGCCACCTACAATCATTGTACCAAAATGTATAAAGAAAGATGTCGAACAACTCTTTGAAGTGCACAGAAGAATGGACCAATCAGAGTTGAACCATAATCTGATTGGCTTGGATGTTG GAGAAGAGTTTTACTTGAGAAAAGACCTCAAAGTAAGAGCTTTTCAGACTTACCATGCCATACCTAGCCAG GGTTATGTAGTTTACTCTATAAAACAGAAACTTAAGCAGGAGTACGTTGGCCTTTCTGGGAATGAGATTAAAAATTTGAAGTCATCAGGTGTGGAG AGCACCTTTCTTGATAACTCTGTTTCAGTGGAGGATGCGAGAGTCTATGGACACACTCATCTATCTGAG ATAATAAGTCATGCTGAGAGGTTTGAGAACAAGGCAATCCTTCTCATACACTTTTCAGCTCGCTACAGACTTGAG GAAATTCAACAAGCTGTTTCTGCATTGCCTCTGCCTTTAGCAGGTCGAgtatttgcacttacagaaggATTCTGA